ACGGCATCGAGGCGACGCTGCGCGACCGCAAGCTCACGCTCTCGCGGGAGCAGGACTACGCGGAAGACGATTTCAAGTTCAATCCGTACGGGATCGTCCGCATCGAGACGTGAGCGCCGCACACCGCCGGGTCAATCCTTGCGCGCGACGCATTCGCACCGGCATCTGAAATAGACAGCGTCCGGATCGCGCCCCCAGGCGTCCCATCCGGTCAGCGCAGCCTGGATCTCATCGTCGGTTGCGAGCCCCTTCGCAACGAGCTGCGGCCCGAGACCGAGCAAGCTCCGCCGCGCATCGGTGACGGCTTCGGTGCGGCTCGCAGCATCGGCGCTATGATTGACATAGCTCGCACCGGCCCAGACCGGCGTAAAACCGTGAGCGCGAAGAATCGAGCCCTGCCGCCGGCCGAAGCGAAGCGCGTCCGGATCACCGTGCTCGTACCAGCGCTGCCAGAGATCGAGCGCGAGGCGCACGCCATCGATGTCAGGATGAAGGACGTTGCCGCCGATATCGGCGTCACGCGTCGCGATGAGGCCACCGGGCTTCAGCAACCGCCGGGCTTCTGCCAGCGCTCGCGCCAGCACCGCATGGCTCTGATGGTAGAGCACCGCATGAAAGAACACCGCATCGAACGACTCGTTCTCGAAGGGAAGCGCGGTGATGTCGGCTTCGACAAAGGCCAGATTGGTCAAGCCTTCCGCTGCTGCCAGCCGATTGGCGGCAACGATCGCATTCGGCTCGATGTCGACGCCGACTGCCTTTGCGACGACGCCCGCGAGCGCCGCCGTGATGGTCCCGGGCCCACAGCCGGCATCGAGCAGGATCATGCCCGACGTCAGGAACGGGACGAGAAAGGCGGCGGAATCACCGCTCCGCTTCCGCTGAAACTCCACGATGGAACTGTCGTGCCGTATCGGCCGCATGAGCTATCCTCGGAACGAAAATCGGCGCAGTCGTTCAGACTGCGCCGATTCCATGTCCGGTGGATGAAGCCGCTCAGATCGCCGGCTTGTCGGGGCCCTGAAGCCTGGCGTGCAGGTTGATCAGCCACATCGCCGTCGGCCTGAGGATGAAGAGGTCGGCGACGAGCGCCATGACCATCGAGAAGGCACTGAGCCAGCCGAACAGCCGCAGCGACGGCAGGTCGGAGAACACGGTGACGACGAGGCCGCAGGCCAGCACCACCGTGGTCAGGATCAGCGCAGGTCCCACCAGCACGGTCGCCCGCTCCACCGCGAGCGCCGAGCCGACGCCGGGCTTACTCTCCAGGCGGAGGCGATTAAGGAAGTGGATGGTGGCACTGAGGCCGAGACCGAACGAGACGGTGAGCGCGACGACGCTGGCAAATTGCAATCCCTCGCCCATCGCCCACAGCACCGTTCCCGACATCACGACGGGGAAGATGCCCGGCAGGATGCAGGCGAACATCACGACCCATGAGCGGAAGGCAAGGCCGATGAAGAGCGCGACCAGCGCGAATTCAACCGTGAGGCCGCGGTTCAGCTTCTCGATCATGCTGGCGGAGTTGCGCGCGGCAATCGCGGCAAGACCGGTCACCGCGATCTCATAGCCGGGATGCTTCTTGCGAACGGCGTCGAGCTCGGTATCGAGCTTGTCGACGATCGGCAGCAGCTGGCTGGAATCCTTGTCCGGCACGCGGCCCGCGACCACGACGGCATCCTGCTCGGCGTCGATGAAACGCCGCACCAGATGCTCGGGGAT
This is a stretch of genomic DNA from Bradyrhizobium sp. CB2312. It encodes these proteins:
- a CDS encoding class I SAM-dependent methyltransferase, with protein sequence MRPIRHDSSIVEFQRKRSGDSAAFLVPFLTSGMILLDAGCGPGTITAALAGVVAKAVGVDIEPNAIVAANRLAAAEGLTNLAFVEADITALPFENESFDAVFFHAVLYHQSHAVLARALAEARRLLKPGGLIATRDADIGGNVLHPDIDGVRLALDLWQRWYEHGDPDALRFGRRQGSILRAHGFTPVWAGASYVNHSADAASRTEAVTDARRSLLGLGPQLVAKGLATDDEIQAALTGWDAWGRDPDAVYFRCRCECVARKD